In Zingiber officinale cultivar Zhangliang chromosome 9B, Zo_v1.1, whole genome shotgun sequence, the genomic window ATGCTATCACAGATCTCAAACAAAAGACCAATTCACGAACATGAAAGCCAGGCAATAGGGCGCGTCCGCATCGTTCAAGACCTTCCAAGCTACGACTTGCTCGTACGATATCGGCCTCCCCATGCTCGAAGAACCAATGCCGGCAGGAAGGTAAGCAAAGCCCTGAAGTAGCAGGAGGGTTTGAGGTGCGTTCTTACGGCATTGGCGATGGTGAAGTAAGAAATTTTTATCAGAGCTCGAAAATCAGCTCACCTGTTGCATGATCTTGGGGAATTCGGTATAAAGCACCTTCCTGCTGTTGTCGTCCATAACTCTGTCTAGTGATATGTCCTGCAGAGCTATAAGTGTAGTTTCCAGCATGTCGAGGCCGGCTTGGTTGGCAAAGTTGAAGACGGGCGGAACCTATGCAGGAGTTGAGACGTCTCGATCAGAATATTGCAACTACATACAGCAAGTTAAGGGAAGATGGAAACAAGTCTGACAAATCAGAAATCGAAGTACTCGATGGAAACTTGCCTTCAAGGCACAGCACATGATTGCATCTGAATGGTTCCATATGTTCTTCAGACACGATTCCTTAGTTTGTGGGTCTGCTGGGAAGAGCTCTATTCCAGTGTGAAACCTGgaattttattctattttatcaTTCGATGTCATGAATATAAAAGCATCATGAATATAAAAGCAGAACCCCGATACAGGCGAGAAGGTACAAGGTTTGAAAACCATAGCAGGTTCATTCAAATGgacaaaaatagaaaaacaatcaGGAACATAGGGAGCAGAAAAAGATAGTACCTGTAACTCCGAAAAATCCATTCGGACAGTGTACGGGCTTCAGGTGAAACAAGGGAATGCTTCACCCCGACATTAGAACTGAGATGCGAAGGTGCAATTGCCATAGCTACTCTCTGCACCGAGGCTACTATGCTTCGTACATACTGTCGTGCCATTTCAGCCACATTATCCCGGAGATGATTTTCGTATGTGAACTGAAATGCTATCGTCAAAACTGATCGTAAATTCAATGCACTGCCAGGAGTTTCATTTTCAGCACGCGCTGCGGTTCCAGAACCAACCTCAAGCGTGGAAGCCAAATCAAGGGTTCGAGTAGCTTTTGGAGAATCCTGTGACAAATTTACACAACTAAGAAGCAAGACGACACAAAAAACCAAGCATTCTCACTAGGCACTTCCTAGACAATTGACTATATACAGAAATGAACACAAAAAACTATAGGAACTACTAACTGATCGAGTTCAGAACAAGTAATAATTACCTAATAAAGAGAAAAATTATCGAATATCGTAGAGCTTCTCGATAAATGAATGATCCATAGACATAGAGTTTTACAATAAATAATTTATGAAATAAGAGAAATTCAGAATTCCAAACTGTTTTGGGATCCAGCGGCATTATACGGAAACCGGAAGGTAGAAGAGGCGTTTCGTCAGCAAAAGATTCATCGAATGGTGCAAAAACAAGCTGCGAACGTGCACCAACTGCATTCTCATCAATGCCACTACAAAGCTGCCAATAAAAGAAACAATAGCTGTCAGTGAGAGACAGAAAATATGCCATCACATGATACATGAAACATGGAACAGCTTATTATTTGTTGATTCTTCTTTTATCTGGCATTTGATTTGTAGAACTAAACCAGAATCTTAGAAAGGCCGGGAATCATGAAAATAACCTCACTTGTCGAAGTTCATCCCTTTAAGTAAATGGaacaagaaaaatttaaattgcaTGTAGAAAGAAAGATTGATGTTAATTCTGTTCGAAATTTTTTCTTTGAGACTGACCTGTAGCAAGTTGACATTTCTAGACAAAGCAGGATCTTGGGTAAAGCCATGGTCTACAAGCCTGACTACCTCCAACATCTACATGTAAGGATGATGTAAATTATCCACATAATCGAATTAGACGTATAGAACTGCAAATCTTGATTCTTGACAGCATAAGTAGATTACCTCTTCCTTCTCGATGGTGTGAGCAAGAGGAAGTATAACCTGATTGCCTGAAAAGCCACCACCAGTCCTCACACCAGGAATAGAATATGGGGTAGACCTCAAAGATACAGCAGCATAAGCATCAATGCCGAAGTCAGCCCATTCGGAACGGTGCTCCCTCAGAAAGCAAACCAATAAAGCAGGTGGAACATTCTACATCACAGAAGAAATATATCttacttgcaacaacaagattaGATGGATGAAGCTGGAAAGCAGGAAACTGTCTCAGAAGAAACATTGATCCCATGAATATGGCAGAAGACTACCTGCAATAACATGGATGCTTTCGCACATAGGATGCCACAGCCAAGGGAAGAAAACATGGCTGAAGAGTTAAAATGAGACCCGTGAAGTTTGTTTGGAGATGACCTTATAGCTATAGTGACATCCTCAGATCCAGCATCACTACTCATCAATGACCATCCATCGTCAGCAAAACCATTCACGGCATCATTGAAGCCTCTGCAGTTTAGCAATGTGGTTGCCAATAATTCCATGAAAGATAGAACATTGTTTTGTCAAATGACAAGAAAGAGTTATCAACCTGCTCAGTCGCTGGCTGAAGTTCCTCAACACCGCAGGGTGATATCCCCCACCACAAACAACTTCATTGCCAGTCTCTTGTGAAACTTGTCTAATGTGACATAGTGCCTGTAAAAGACATCTCAGCATGTGAGAAAAGAAAAGCACAATAAAATCCACAATCATAATGGCAAAATAAGACTTACAGCAACTGTCATATTCTGTGCTACAAGTTTGGGCGATTCGTACATTGGTCTAATAACCTCAGGCACACTGCAGGCCTATATCATACAATGAAAATTATggaaaaagattaaaattttatttagtccAACGAGAAATAGAAGTCAGACCATGAAACTCACATCCAAATCTACATGGTCAACAATATGAATCATTGAACCACCTCCCTCGCATGGGCGAATAAGATACCCACTAGGAAGCATCTCAGCTCTAACAAAATCTGAAGCTGCTGGCCCAACAGGACCACCAGTTGCAGGAGTCAATGATCTTTCACAAATCTACAAGTAGGAAGAGGTCAATGTATTAGTGCCTTGCATTGTTAGCCACTTAAACAAATTAGTTGCGACACTAACATAATAAGCTGTATTGGTGACAACTATAAATTAATTGCAACATTATGAGAGTAAAgtgtgaaggggagccttggcgcaacggtaaaattgttgtcatgtgaccaaaagatcacgggttcgaatcctgcaaACAGCTTCTTGCAAAaaacagggtaaggctgcgtacaatgaatccttccctGGGACTCCGCATGATGGgaacttcgtgcaccggactgcccttttttttttattatgagaGTAAAGTGCACCATGATAATTATTGCAAAAAGAATATCATGTCATCTTGGCAACTAGAGATCAAAATACTTCATACAGATCAAGGACATCATGGTCATACCACAAGACTGCCATCTTCCAGACCAGTAGTGTATCTGAGAGTCCAAAAGTCACGTGCTGATGCCAAAGTAGTAGGTGCATATGTCTAGAAACAATATATAAATAGTCAcaaaaaaattcaacttaaataatttaatatatgTATCCCAGAGACCCTAAAAAGGCAACAGAAAAGACCTGCATATAACAAAGCTCAATACTCCCTCCATTTCCAATAGGAATTACTGTAAGCACATCAAGGCAACGACAATCGCGATACCAAGATGAACGATCTTTAAGAATCTCTGCAACCTAGAGCAAACATTTCCAATTAATTATACAGAGAATGATATTACATCCACTGGAAAACTGTATAGCATTATCTCCGTGTGGCTGAGAAACATATCCCGCAAGAGAACTTGACACTCAGTAACTTACCTTAATGGGATCTAGACTCACAAGACCACAGGCTCGAGCTGCTACTCCAGTACAATTGTGGGAAACAGCAACAATTCCAATAGAATCCGGACCAGGCTGTAGATAAAATAACATATACAATACCATCATAAACTCAAAATTGAACAGTGAACACTTCTTGACGTATAGCAGAGGATCGCATTAGTATCACCTTCATTCCAACCATCTGAACCCAATCGACAGCAGTTCCAGTAGCCTTTGAGAGGAACTCTGCCAAGGTCTCCTCCGCAATAGCAAGTAGACTTTGAAGGAAATTTCATAAAACCAGAGTATATTTAGAAGAACAAACAAAAGTCATATAGTGTAATAAATCACAATGAGAAAATTTTTCTACCCAGCTGGATTGTTAGCATCTCTTTGTGGATGCTGAGGTGTTGGATTTTTTTGGTGTGGCTGCTGACCACTTGTCACTGCAGATTCACAACTGGTGTCGGTAGTTGCTGCAGATGCCTGAAATATTTTAAGGAAATTGAGGTatgagctatatatatatatacatatatatatatataaagtggaAAAAGACAATTGGCAACCAGGATAGGCTGAGATGGATTGGCAAACAAAGATATACCAAGCAACAAATCAATTCATTGTGGTTGTACAATCAAAATCATAAGATGAAAACCAGAAGTACTTGTCAAATGCAGAAGCAGGAAGCATAGAAGGGTAGATGGATGCCTagtaataaaattcaaaaaaaaatttaaatcatgcttaaatcCTAAGCGAGTGTCAGATTTAAGAACACAGTAGGATGCAGAATTCTAAGTACACAAGCAACTAGAAGGACAAGGATTCATAAAAAATATGCAATGAGGAAAGAAATATAATCTGCCaacaaaaataaagaaagaattatttcaaaattaacaggaAATACCCTCAGAAGAATTGAGATTTCAAATAAGTAACCATACATTGTGCAGTTGCTGGCGCATATAGCCATTGTCATAAACAAGTTGAGAAACCTGCTTCTGCAACCTGTCATTCTCCTCCATCAACAGTTTGTTCAAAGCAGACAACTTTCTGTTAACAGTTTGGAGCCGAGAAGactctttcttttgtttttctcgaCATCTGCAAAAGGTGATTACAATAAGCACAGGAAAAACACACATGAATTAAAATGTGTGCGAAAAAAGGAAGCACATAAATTTTCAAAGTAGAAACAAATATGAAATTTAAGCTCCACAAAATTTGAATACTAGCTCCTGAATGCTAGTGTCGAATGTGTTCAGGGAGCAAGAAAATAAGTTCCAACTTCCAAAATACATTCGAGGAGTATTTTCTTCATACAGTTTATTCCCACCATTCTTCATTGatggattttttttgttttttcttggaaaattcttcatttatGGAAATAGCATTAGGTCAAAGTCAATATTAGCTCAATCTTCCTTTGCTTAAAAGCTACCCTTTCTACTCCAAACAATGAACTTCACAGAAGATGCAAGCTTGTAAAGCCAGAAGCAGTGAGGTAAACTTCTCAAACTTGTCTTCTTAATGACCACCATCAACTTCATTTATTAAAATGAGAGATAAGACCTAAAGGGTCTAAGGTCCCAAACATAGTCCTAAGGGAGGATTTAAGAAACAAAACCAAGTAATTTTGGTATCCGGCTTATTTTTAGAAGACCAACAAAGCAAACTGCTATACATAATCATCCAACTCACAGATCTATTAAATTGATATTAACAGTTACGATAGCACCATAAATCCATAGAATATCATCACAAAAAGATCTGAATAAGAAAAGACACAACCCAGTCGTTGAAATTGCAGGACAACCGAATCACGCACTGATTTATTGGCATCTTGTTCAAATATTAAACGACACAATCATGTTCACCAAATTAATCATGACAAAAGAATAATATATTCAGTATCTTCATTCTATACCACTCATAAATCTCAGCTCCCAGGTAGCTCAACTAGTAGACAGCGCAGTAAGAGAAAAAGGTCGCACTGAACTTCACTTGCCCACTTCACCTGACATTTGACCCATTGGCAAAA contains:
- the LOC122022770 gene encoding homeobox-leucine zipper protein HOX32-like, with protein sequence MATVVSGKGQKLAVDGGKYVRYTPEQVDALERVYNECPKPSSLRRQQLIRECPILSNIEPKQLKVWFQNRRCREKQKKESSRLQTVNRKLSALNKLLMEENDRLQKQVSQLVYDNGYMRQQLHNASAATTDTSCESAVTSGQQPHQKNPTPQHPQRDANNPAGLLAIAEETLAEFLSKATGTAVDWVQMVGMKPGPDSIGIVAVSHNCTGVAARACGLVSLDPIKVAEILKDRSSWYRDCRCLDVLTVIPIGNGGSIELCYMQTYAPTTLASARDFWTLRYTTGLEDGSLVICERSLTPATGGPVGPAASDFVRAEMLPSGYLIRPCEGGGSMIHIVDHVDLDACSVPEVIRPMYESPKLVAQNMTVAALCHIRQVSQETGNEVVCGGGYHPAVLRNFSQRLSRGFNDAVNGFADDGWSLMSSDAGSEDVTIAIRSSPNKLHGSHFNSSAMFSSLGCGILCAKASMLLQNVPPALLVCFLREHRSEWADFGIDAYAAVSLRSTPYSIPGVRTGGGFSGNQVILPLAHTIEKEEMLEVVRLVDHGFTQDPALSRNVNLLQLCSGIDENAVGARSQLVFAPFDESFADETPLLPSGFRIMPLDPKTDSPKATRTLDLASTLEVGSGTAARAENETPGSALNLRSVLTIAFQFTYENHLRDNVAEMARQYVRSIVASVQRVAMAIAPSHLSSNVGVKHSLVSPEARTLSEWIFRSYRFHTGIELFPADPQTKESCLKNIWNHSDAIMCCALKVPPVFNFANQAGLDMLETTLIALQDISLDRVMDDNSRKVLYTEFPKIMQQGFAYLPAGIGSSSMGRPISYEQVVAWKVLNDADAPYCLAFMFVNWSFV